Proteins from a single region of Nomia melanderi isolate GNS246 chromosome 11, iyNomMela1, whole genome shotgun sequence:
- the net gene encoding atonal bHLH transcription factor 8-like protein net yields the protein MTTHRVVESTSELSALMKAGVMAGSERDADFSSGADEDDMSSLHSPSASEDSVEVQVTPISLKNKRKLAEPRKIQESASTAPLKKRRIERVKETLMVPVNEEFRTTNCSPSPFRPWSSSNKSQDPTLPRSVTEKIVVAPSSTASSVPSSVPSSVPSSVPSFVPSSMPSPAVPTPLSTVPLSTIISTDTRQLEQKDIQTRRESQRTENPSTRHRHSAQSRLTRLDRRDSPSLKSEPVVISSCNVASNGTNVDMDANAVAIGQVATPTLFASTHPRLQEEPLSLVLRGEIASRVPSHPAVNGSYEKPYPVDRVKVSFPCSSASCSSSSSSSSSSSFSSSSLSSSSSSSSSSSSSSSSSSSSSSSFSCSTSTSTSVSTSISTSTATTTSISTPTPASVLSSSSSSSSSSLSSSAVLLNRREDERSDRNERDSSPTAATNAQTGPSKQHPVAGQQRNYKNMTRERRIEANARERTRVHTISAAFDTLRRAIPAYSHNQKLSKLSVLRIACSYIMTLGKIVGTPEGESTNSASLGACVDLVSRTIQTEGKLRKRKED from the exons ATGACCACCCATCGCGTAGTCGAATCAACCTCCGAGCTTTCTGCTTTGATGAAAG CCGGAGTAATGGCTGGTTCGGAGCGAGATGCTGATTTTTCGAGCGGAGCGGACGAGGACGATATGTCGAGTCTACATTCGCCGAGCGCCTCGGAGGATAGCGTCGAAGTTCAGGTGACACCGATATCCCtgaagaacaaaaggaaactcgCCGAACCCCGGAAGATTCAAGAATCGGCGAGCACGGCACCGCTCAAGAAGAGACGAATCGAACGCGTGAAGGAAACTCTGATGGTTCCGGTGAACGAAGAATTTCGCACGACCAACTGTTCGCCGAGCCCGTTCAGACCTTGGAGCAGTTCGAACAAAAGCCAAGATCCGACTTTGCCGCGGAGCGTAACGGAAAAGATCGTGGTCGCTCCATCTTCGACGGCATCCTCCGTGCCATCCTCCGTGCCATCCTCCGTGCCATCCTCCGTACCGTCTTTCGTACCATCCTCCATGCCATCGCCCGCTGTACCGACACCGCTGTCCACTGTGCCATTATCTACGATAATATCGACCGACACCAGACAACTCGAACAGAAAGATATCCAAACTCGAAGGGAGTCGCAGCGAACGGAGAATCCGTCGACTAGACATCGCCATTCGGCGCAATCTCGCCTGACTCGACTCGATAGACGCGATTCTCCCAGTCTAAAATCCGAACCCGTTGTAATCTCCTCGTGCAACGTTGCGTCGAACGGCACAAACGTGGACATGGACGCGAATGCAGTCGCGATCGGGCAGGTTGCAACGCCGACATTGTTCGCGTCCACGCATCCCAGATTACAAGAAGAACCCTTGTCGCTCGTCCTGCGAGGAGAAATAGCTAGTAGAGTTCCTTCTCATCCGGCTGTAAACGGAAGCTACGAAAAACCGTACCCGGTAGACAGGGTCAAAGTTTCGTTCCCTTGTTCGTCCGCGTCTTGTtcgtcttcctcctcttcctcctcctcgtctTCCTTCTCCTCGTCCTCGTTATcatcgtcgtcctcgtcgtcctcgtcgtcgtcgtcgtcatcgtcgtcgtcgtcgtcgtcgtcttcgtctttCTCTTGCTCAACCTCGACCTCGACCTCGGTCTCGACATCGATATCGACGTCGACTGCAACGACTACGTCGATATCGACACCGACGCCTGCATCGGTATTGtcttcgtcgtcctcgtcgtcgtcttcgtcgctCTCGTCATCGGCTGTGTTACTGAATCGTCGAGAAGACGAGCGATCCGACAGAAACGAACGCGATTCTTCTCCGACGGCGGCAACGAACGCGCAGACCGGTCCCTCTAAGCAACATCCAGTCGCCGGTCAACAGAGGAATTACAAGAACATGACGCGCGAAAGAAGGATAGAGGCGAACGCCAGAGAAAGGACCAGGGTGCACACGATAAGCGCCGCGTTCGACACTCTGAGGCGCGCCATACCGGCCTATTCTCACAATCAAAAATTGTCGAAACTATCCGTGCTGCGGATCGCGTGCAGTTACATAATGACTCTCGGCAAGATAGTCGGTACTCCGGAGGGAGAGTCGACGAACAGTGCGTCCTTGGGAGCTTGCGTGGACCTCGTATCGAGGACTATCCAGACCGAGGGCAAACTCAGGAAAAGGAAGGAAGACTGA
- the LOC116433910 gene encoding non-structural maintenance of chromosomes element 3 homolog isoform X1: MKSRRSNESNSVQEKFLTQPRIKKRKGKVTSLSQPVPSTSSNNDSTHAAYGIFSDEEPCSQSFRGSTLHRILSEEEGQLVNTVVRYLFTMDRKKQIINKTRIIKNVFGGQGKYFHRVMSKVKDVLSKVFGYNLMELEGNKYMLVNQLENDLPHINFLGTEGTGQVLLFLVLTHIYMNEESCTQESLLEFLTNLSILPENNQSHVNFGNVKHIVTEVFVDQKYLEKIQSEQNDAVRVEYKWGPRAEYEFSPRAALEFASQVYNGRSLDSWPLQFKALTAWENRLD, from the exons ATGA AATCACGACGAAGCAACGAGTCGAATTCTGTCCAAGAGAAATTTTTGACGCAACCGCGTATCAAGAAAAGAAAGGGCAAGGTTACAAGCTTGTCGCAGCCTGTTCCAAGTACTAGTTCCAACAATGATTCGACGCATGCCGCGTACGGAATATTCTCCGACGAAGAACCGTGCAGTCAAAGTTTTCGAGGATCCACTTTGCACCGCATACTATCGGAGGAAGAAGGTCAACTTGTTAATACTGTAGTAAGATATCTTTTCACGATGGACAGAAAAAAACAGATTATCAATAAAACACGAATAATCAAGAATGTGTTTGGAGGACAAGggaaatattttcatcgtgTAATGAGTAAAGTTAAAGATGTCCTATCAAAG GTATTTGGGTATAATTTAATGGAATTGGAAGGTAACAAGTACATGCTGGTAAACCAATTAGAGAATGATTTACCCCATATTAATTTTCTGGGGACAGAAGGCACCGGACAAGTATTATTATTCTTAGTGCTTACTCACATCTATATGAACGAAGAGTCCTGTACTCAAG AGTCTCTGTTAGAGTTTCTTACAAATTTGAGCATCCTTCCTGAAAACAATCAGAGCCACGTTAATTTTGGTAACGTCAAACACATTGTAACCGAG gTATTCGTAGATCAAAAATATCTCGAAAAGATACAGTCTGAACAGAACGACGCGGTAAGAGTCGAGTATAAGTGGGGACCCCGCGCCGAATACGAATTTTCCCCGCGTGCAGCCTTGGAGTTTGCATCACAG GTCTACAATGGACGTTCGTTGGATAGTTGGCCGTTACAGTTTAAAGCACTGACAGCATGGGAAAATCGTCTGGATTAG
- the LOC116433910 gene encoding non-structural maintenance of chromosomes element 3 homolog isoform X2, whose amino-acid sequence MKSRRSNESNSVQEKFLTQPRIKKRKGKVTSLSQPVPSTSSNNDSTHAAYGIFSDEEPCSQSFRGSTLHRILSEEEGQLVNTVVRYLFTMDRKKQIINKTRIIKNVFGGQGKYFHRVMSKVKDVLSKVFGYNLMELEGNKYMLVNQLENDLPHINFLGTEGTGQVLLFLVLTHIYMNEESCTQEFLTNLSILPENNQSHVNFGNVKHIVTEVFVDQKYLEKIQSEQNDAVRVEYKWGPRAEYEFSPRAALEFASQVYNGRSLDSWPLQFKALTAWENRLD is encoded by the exons ATGA AATCACGACGAAGCAACGAGTCGAATTCTGTCCAAGAGAAATTTTTGACGCAACCGCGTATCAAGAAAAGAAAGGGCAAGGTTACAAGCTTGTCGCAGCCTGTTCCAAGTACTAGTTCCAACAATGATTCGACGCATGCCGCGTACGGAATATTCTCCGACGAAGAACCGTGCAGTCAAAGTTTTCGAGGATCCACTTTGCACCGCATACTATCGGAGGAAGAAGGTCAACTTGTTAATACTGTAGTAAGATATCTTTTCACGATGGACAGAAAAAAACAGATTATCAATAAAACACGAATAATCAAGAATGTGTTTGGAGGACAAGggaaatattttcatcgtgTAATGAGTAAAGTTAAAGATGTCCTATCAAAG GTATTTGGGTATAATTTAATGGAATTGGAAGGTAACAAGTACATGCTGGTAAACCAATTAGAGAATGATTTACCCCATATTAATTTTCTGGGGACAGAAGGCACCGGACAAGTATTATTATTCTTAGTGCTTACTCACATCTATATGAACGAAGAGTCCTGTACTCAAG AGTTTCTTACAAATTTGAGCATCCTTCCTGAAAACAATCAGAGCCACGTTAATTTTGGTAACGTCAAACACATTGTAACCGAG gTATTCGTAGATCAAAAATATCTCGAAAAGATACAGTCTGAACAGAACGACGCGGTAAGAGTCGAGTATAAGTGGGGACCCCGCGCCGAATACGAATTTTCCCCGCGTGCAGCCTTGGAGTTTGCATCACAG GTCTACAATGGACGTTCGTTGGATAGTTGGCCGTTACAGTTTAAAGCACTGACAGCATGGGAAAATCGTCTGGATTAG
- the LOC116432003 gene encoding putative inorganic phosphate cotransporter, with translation MASDRHLLDWLSCRKVLNIMVISGFMLNYMLRVNLTIAIVSMVMPDNHTSDGIESNATGNCVDGGTAIELDSFPVAGNTSNADDSSPFAPSPRNEEIQQTRYPWNEYEVNLVLGSFFWGYICTELPGGRLAEILGPRRVFGYSMLASSALTLLTPVSATGGYIAVAVLRTILGFLLGVTWPAIQPMSARWIPPTDRSKFVSNMMASALGAAITMPICGFLIASLGWESVFYVTGAIGLVWSVAWFRLVFDSPAQHPRISAEERRYIEDAIGTTAVTRGLPVPWKSICLSAPAWAIVITHGCSVFGYFTVVNQLPTYMKYILNFNIKQNGLLSSLPYLGKYIFAVTTSTVADYLLARRKLSVTAIRKLFTSFALLSPSLLMIVLAYRGCDRVASVTIFTMALTINGAVTAGYLGNGLDIAPNFSGTIFGIANTLSSLGGFLSSYMVGTITYKNQTYAQWSIIFWILASTYCFGALVFAIFGTGELQKWNNPTEAAADRRNVETPLDLAESLPLKTTSIP, from the exons ATGGCATCCGATCGACATCTGCTAG ATTGGCTGTCGTGCAGAAAAGTGCTGAACATCATGGTGATTTCGGGATTCATGTTGAATTACATGTTACGGGTGAATTTGACGATAGCCATCGTATCGATGGTGATGCCGGACAACCATACGTCCGACGGTATCGAATCGAACGCGACCGGTAACTGCGTCGACGGCGGAACCGCGATCGAGCTCGATTCGTTCCCTGTCGCCGGGAATACGTCGAACGCGGACGACTCGTCCCCGTTCGCGCCTTCACCGAGAAAC GAGGAAATACAACAGACGCGATATCCCTGGAACGAGTACGAGGTGAACCTCGTTTTAGGAAGTTTCTTTTGGGGTTACATCTGCACGGAGCTACCGGGCGGCAGACTCGCGGAAATTTTGGGCCCCAGGAGAGTGTTCGGGTACAGTATGCTGGCCTCCAGCGCCTTAACGCTGTTGACTCCGGTGTCCGCGACTGGCGGTTATATCGCGGTTGCCGTTCTGAGAACGATTCTCGGCTTCCTGTTG GGTGTCACTTGGCCCGCCATACAACCGATGAGCGCTCGATGGATCCCACCGACGGATCGCAGCAAGTTCGTCTCGAACATGATGG CCTCGGCGCTCGGCGCGGCGATAACCATGCCGATCTGCGGCTTTCTGATCGCTTCGCTCGGATGGGAGTCCGTCTTTTACGTGACCGGCGCGATCGGGCTCGTCTGGAGCGTCGCCTGGTTTCGGTTGGTATTCGACTCTCCCGCTCAACATCCGAGAATCTCCGCGGAAGAACGTCGGTACATCGAGGATGCGATCGGTACTACCGCCGTAACAAGG GGTCTGCCCGTGCCTTGGAAGTCCATTTGCCTCTCCGCCCCCGCCTGGGCTATCGTAATCACACACGGGTGTAGCGTGTTTGGATATTTCACCGTGGTTAACCAGTTACCGACCTACATGAAGTACATTCtcaattttaacattaaacag AACGGATTGCTCTCTTCGTTACCGTATCTGGGTAAATACATATTCGCCGTGACCACGTCTACGGTAGCCGATTACTTGCTCGCAAGAAGAAAGCTGTCGGTAACGGCGATTCGTAAACTGTTCACCAGTTTCG CGTTGCTGAGTCCGAGTCTGTTGATGATCGTGCTGGCTTATCGCGGCTGCGATCGGGTCGCGTCCGTGACGATCTTCACCATGGCGTTGACGATAAACGGTGCCGTGACAGCCGGTTATCTGGGCAACGGATTGGACATCGCACCCAATTTTTCCGGAACTATTTTCGGCATCGCGAACACCCTCAGTTCTCTGGGTGGATTTCTGAGCAGCTACATGGTCGGCACGATAACGTACAAGAATCAAACTTACGCGCAATGGAGCATCATCTTTTGGATCTTGGCGTCGACCTACTGTTTCGGGGCTCTCGTGTTTGCGATCTTCGGGACTGGCGAGTTACAGAAGTGGAACAACCCCACCGAGGCGGCAGCGGACAGGAGAAATGTCGAAACTCCTCTCGATCTAGCAGAATCTCTGCCTCTGAAAACCACATCGATTCCTTAG